A stretch of Myceligenerans xiligouense DNA encodes these proteins:
- a CDS encoding LCP family protein has translation MPDPTTDDDATRVNEDARVSPPIPPSFTPQQAGDRPGADGAIAVGDAARGPARPGAEPPAGRPRPPAETPGAGVPVGERTSEPRIKRQSSREVPVSGGKNPPPVPPRSVPPRGAQPPQAIPPRRATGRASGMNAAPVPQQRQPGSVHATQRPPSPVRPQPPGGGQRPPAGHGQARPAPRPAPRRKGRGKLIATLVVLALLAWPVGLLIWANGKIQHVDALSGAAGTPGTTYLIAGSDARGSGGINDATTGARTDTILLLHKPASGPTALISLPRDTYAEIPGVGMQKLNAAYAFGGPELLVQTVEGLSGLTVDHYAEVGFGGVSDIVDAVGGVELCYDRDVDDWRSEMQWTAGCHEVTGEEALAFSRMRYSDPEGDIGRAKRQRQVIGKVGQAMKDPALLINPAKQVSLTNAGLGSLAVDQDTGVIDLAFLAVRFQSANGEDGVTGTPPIASLGYNPGNGAGSTVLLGPEEAVAQFWADLRDGNLEPGEVNSLN, from the coding sequence ATGCCAGATCCCACGACCGACGACGACGCTACCCGGGTGAACGAGGACGCCCGGGTCTCGCCGCCGATCCCGCCGAGCTTCACGCCGCAGCAGGCGGGGGACCGGCCGGGCGCCGACGGCGCGATCGCCGTCGGCGACGCGGCGCGGGGGCCCGCACGCCCGGGCGCGGAGCCACCCGCCGGCCGGCCGCGCCCTCCCGCCGAGACTCCCGGAGCCGGTGTGCCCGTGGGCGAACGAACCAGCGAGCCTCGAATCAAACGACAGTCTTCCCGGGAGGTCCCAGTGTCCGGTGGCAAGAACCCACCGCCAGTTCCGCCGCGTTCCGTGCCGCCGCGAGGCGCGCAGCCGCCGCAGGCGATCCCGCCCCGTCGTGCCACGGGACGCGCGTCGGGCATGAACGCCGCGCCCGTGCCGCAGCAGCGGCAGCCCGGCTCCGTGCACGCCACGCAGCGCCCGCCCTCCCCCGTGCGGCCGCAGCCCCCGGGCGGCGGTCAGCGGCCGCCGGCCGGACACGGCCAGGCCCGGCCGGCGCCCCGCCCCGCGCCGCGCCGCAAGGGCCGCGGGAAGCTCATCGCGACGCTCGTCGTGCTGGCCCTGCTCGCGTGGCCCGTCGGCCTGCTGATCTGGGCGAACGGGAAGATCCAGCACGTCGACGCCCTCTCCGGCGCGGCGGGCACCCCCGGCACCACCTACCTGATCGCCGGCTCCGACGCCCGGGGATCCGGCGGGATCAACGACGCCACCACCGGCGCCCGCACGGACACGATCCTGCTGCTGCACAAGCCGGCGTCCGGCCCGACGGCGCTCATCTCGCTGCCGCGCGACACCTACGCGGAGATCCCCGGCGTCGGCATGCAGAAGCTCAACGCCGCGTACGCGTTCGGTGGGCCGGAGCTGCTGGTGCAGACCGTCGAAGGGCTCTCCGGGCTCACTGTCGACCACTACGCCGAGGTCGGGTTCGGCGGGGTGAGTGACATCGTCGACGCCGTCGGGGGCGTGGAGCTGTGCTACGACCGCGACGTCGACGACTGGCGTTCCGAGATGCAGTGGACGGCCGGGTGCCACGAGGTGACCGGCGAGGAGGCCCTCGCCTTCTCCCGCATGCGCTACTCCGACCCGGAGGGCGACATCGGCCGGGCGAAGCGACAGCGCCAGGTGATCGGCAAGGTGGGCCAGGCGATGAAGGACCCCGCACTGCTCATCAACCCCGCCAAGCAGGTCTCCCTGACCAACGCCGGGCTGGGCTCGCTCGCGGTCGACCAGGACACCGGCGTGATCGACCTGGCGTTCCTCGCGGTGCGCTTCCAGAGCGCGAACGGCGAGGACGGCGTCACCGGCACGCCGCCGATCGCGAGCCTGGGCTACAACCCGGGCAACGGCGCCGGCTCCACGGTGCTGCTCGGCCCCGAGGAAGCGGTGGCCCAGTTCTGGGCGGACCTGCGCGACGGCAACCTGGAACCGGGTGAGGTCAACTCCCTGAACTAG
- a CDS encoding metallopeptidase family protein: MVPKFSLSAAPDGPAGPLRNSPRPTPRRRDRRGRGLRGPLFPPGSPAHRTRAEAFDDLVLDVAQSLDRRWGKALGGTQFAVEDVPPSDPAPWEAGGVPLGRSFPAEAGQPARVVAYRRPIEARSHDEDDLADLVRDVVVEQVAHLLARAPEEIDPHFGER, encoded by the coding sequence GTGGTCCCGAAGTTCTCTCTCTCCGCGGCACCGGACGGTCCCGCCGGCCCTCTCCGGAACTCGCCCCGCCCCACGCCGCGGCGGCGGGACCGGCGAGGTCGCGGCCTGCGCGGGCCGCTCTTCCCGCCGGGCTCTCCGGCGCACCGCACCCGGGCGGAGGCGTTCGACGACCTCGTCCTCGACGTCGCGCAGTCCCTCGACCGCCGGTGGGGGAAGGCGCTGGGCGGTACGCAGTTCGCGGTGGAGGACGTCCCGCCGTCGGACCCCGCACCCTGGGAGGCCGGTGGCGTGCCGCTGGGGCGTTCCTTCCCGGCGGAGGCCGGGCAGCCGGCCCGCGTGGTGGCGTACCGCCGCCCGATCGAGGCGCGCTCGCACGACGAGGACGACCTGGCCGACCTGGTGCGCGACGTCGTCGTCGAACAGGTGGCGCACCTGCTGGCCCGGGCCCCGGAAGAGATCGACCCCCACTTCGGCGAGCGCTGA
- a CDS encoding DUF2142 domain-containing protein has protein sequence MPTPLVAVGTGVEAVTVAVVVTDAVDAVADIVPCGEPSGPRDPGERARRLPYADAVRDDIALARYRVALALITALVAVSAACWAVLTPAFRAPDEVQHLNSALRLAHGGGWPAPGEALVSPGVDAARDEAALDTDVPGRYIDRTDKDQYVDVPPTPDGERTVVGPGNALADDVAPGTDTSTWDVEEIDQMTQHPPLYYAVAAGWLRLTGAADARWDHQLLALRLLDVLLFAPVPLLAAGATRLVTGSRTAALVAAAVPLFLPQLGHIMGSVTNDALVVLTGAGAAYLCARVVTGDLRWSTAAILGGVVGLGLLTKVMAAFTVPVVVVAYLLVAARARGAGEDRALGPRRLALVGLSLGVAFALGGWWWLRNLMEFGTVQPVGIPERFEPVADRGPWYFVSTTVGHLTWSFFGSFGLLDVRVPHVVYWTGAVVLAALCVVALARVPHRRALAVLLLQPALLWGAVIANAWPRFAETGWVVAVQGRYMFGAIAALAVGVGSGIWVLATLRRHARARRADAAGAWIVPAVLAGGITVAAVGMEFAFRGFYRGPGEDLGTALARWSGWSPLGGAQLGGWFLVAVLVAAAAVVVGLRYARSVRTVAPTADATARTPTAAAGATGSE, from the coding sequence GTGCCGACCCCGCTCGTCGCCGTCGGCACCGGCGTCGAGGCCGTCACTGTCGCCGTCGTCGTCACCGACGCCGTCGACGCCGTCGCCGACATCGTTCCCTGTGGTGAGCCGTCCGGCCCGCGCGACCCGGGTGAGCGCGCGAGGCGGTTGCCATACGCTGATGCCGTGCGTGACGACATCGCCCTGGCGCGCTATCGGGTCGCCCTCGCCCTCATCACGGCACTCGTCGCCGTCTCGGCCGCCTGCTGGGCGGTGCTGACCCCCGCCTTCCGCGCCCCCGACGAGGTGCAGCATCTCAACAGCGCCCTGCGCCTCGCCCACGGCGGTGGCTGGCCGGCGCCCGGCGAGGCCCTCGTCAGTCCGGGCGTCGACGCCGCCCGGGACGAGGCCGCCCTCGACACGGACGTCCCCGGCCGGTACATCGATCGCACCGACAAGGACCAGTACGTGGACGTGCCGCCGACACCCGACGGCGAACGGACCGTCGTCGGCCCCGGCAACGCTCTGGCCGACGACGTAGCGCCCGGCACGGACACCAGCACCTGGGACGTCGAGGAGATCGACCAGATGACCCAGCACCCGCCGCTGTACTACGCGGTGGCGGCCGGGTGGCTGCGCCTGACCGGGGCTGCCGACGCGCGCTGGGACCATCAGCTCCTGGCGCTGCGCCTGCTGGACGTGCTGCTGTTCGCGCCCGTACCGCTGCTCGCCGCGGGTGCCACGCGCCTGGTCACCGGGTCGCGTACGGCGGCCCTGGTGGCGGCGGCGGTCCCCCTGTTCCTGCCGCAGCTCGGGCACATCATGGGGAGCGTCACCAACGATGCGCTCGTGGTGCTCACCGGTGCCGGTGCGGCGTACCTCTGCGCCCGCGTCGTGACCGGGGATCTGCGGTGGTCCACGGCGGCGATTCTCGGGGGCGTGGTCGGCCTCGGGCTGCTGACCAAGGTGATGGCCGCGTTCACCGTGCCCGTGGTGGTCGTGGCCTACCTCCTGGTCGCGGCCCGGGCGCGCGGGGCGGGAGAGGACCGCGCCCTCGGCCCGCGGAGGCTCGCGCTGGTGGGGCTTTCCCTGGGAGTGGCGTTCGCGCTCGGTGGGTGGTGGTGGCTGCGCAACCTCATGGAGTTCGGGACGGTGCAGCCCGTCGGGATACCCGAACGGTTCGAGCCCGTGGCGGACCGTGGCCCGTGGTACTTCGTCAGTACCACGGTGGGGCACCTGACCTGGTCCTTCTTCGGGAGCTTCGGGCTGCTCGACGTGCGGGTGCCCCACGTCGTCTACTGGACGGGCGCCGTGGTGCTCGCCGCCCTGTGCGTCGTGGCACTGGCGCGGGTTCCGCACCGGAGAGCGCTCGCGGTCCTCCTGCTGCAGCCCGCGCTCCTGTGGGGTGCCGTCATCGCCAACGCCTGGCCACGGTTCGCCGAGACGGGCTGGGTCGTCGCGGTCCAGGGCCGCTACATGTTCGGCGCGATCGCCGCCCTCGCGGTCGGAGTGGGCTCCGGCATCTGGGTGCTGGCCACCCTCCGCCGCCACGCCCGGGCACGCCGGGCGGACGCGGCGGGCGCCTGGATCGTGCCGGCGGTCCTGGCGGGCGGGATCACGGTGGCCGCCGTGGGGATGGAGTTCGCGTTCCGCGGGTTCTACCGGGGGCCGGGGGAGGATCTCGGCACGGCGCTCGCGCGGTGGTCCGGGTGGAGCCCGCTCGGCGGGGCTCAGCTGGGGGGCTGGTTCCTCGTCGCGGTGCTGGTCGCCGCTGCGGCCGTCGTCGTCGGCCTCCGGTACGCGCGGAGTGTCAGAACGGTCGCCCCGACCGCGGACGCCACGGCGAGGACGCCCACCGCCGCGGCGGGCGCCACGGGCTCGGAGTAG